Proteins encoded within one genomic window of Anopheles gambiae chromosome 3, idAnoGambNW_F1_1, whole genome shotgun sequence:
- the LOC1269465 gene encoding teneurin-m isoform X9: MNNSYEYGATMECRENGVLRGAIKHTNRGCLLDGVPPSAPPDVPPRNPTMNRMNGRVTGNPTELGVDFEPSCLVRTPSGNVYIPSGNLAINNKGSPIDYKTGSACSTPTKDTLKSYDRNCMGPVLPPRSTMCGPPAHHYSAPLNFRKGFTFTKCTWKCTAILVILLSVILVITLLLTASNVLSISYPTTNPCTVLVDEKAEISAAKSTIADANRAGIPGGGGDGLGLDQSALAPSASGRPKSIAADESSPGGSASGSSSLSAASTAATGKAAGTGGTAGTGARTFPARSFPPDGTTFSQITLGQRLSKEIPPYSYWNMQFYQSEPAYVKFDYSIPRGASIGVYARRNALPTHTQYHFKEVLSGFNARQTRATHPSMRREVTRYMEPGHWFLSIYNDDGDAQEIAFYAVVAEDMTQNCPNGCSGNGQCLLGHCQCNPGFGGDDCSESVCPVLCSQRGEYINGECQCNPGWKGKECSLRHDECEVPDCNGHGHCVSGKCGCVRGYKGKYCEEVDCPHPTCTGHGFCAEGTCICKKGWKGPDCATMDQDALQCLPDCSGHGTFDLDTQTCTCEPKWSGEDCSKELCDLNCGQHGRCVGETCSCDAGWGGEYCNNKLCDPRCNEHGQCKNGTCLCVTGWNGKHCTLEGCPSGCSQHGQCHVSGELMWECRCYEGWDGADCSVPLEQNCGDNKDNDRDGLVDCEDPECCGSHSCKTSQLCVSAPKPIDVLLRKQPPAITASFFERMKFLIDEGSLQNYAKLETFNESRSAVIRGRVVTSLNMGLVGVRVSTSTPLEGFTLTRDDGWFDLMVNGGGAITLQFGRSPFRPQTRIVQVPWNEVVIIDTVVMSTSDDKSHHGPPHTCFSHDYDLMKPVVLATWKHGFQGACPDRSAILAESQVIQESLAIPGTGLNLVYHSSRAAGYLSTIKLQLTPDVIPPTLKLIYLRITIEGILFERVFEADPGIKFTYPWNRLNIYRQRVYGITTAVVKVGYQYTDCKDVVWDVQTTKLSGHDMSISEVGGWNLDIHHRYNFHEGILQKGDGSNIYLKHKPRVILTAMGDGHQRPLECGDCNGVATKQRLLAPVALAAAPDGSLYVGDFNYIRRIMIDGTVRTVVKLNATRVSYRYHMALSPLDGSLYVSDPESHQIIKVRNKDDTHDPDHNWEPVVGSGERCLPGDEAHCGDGGLARDAKLAYPKGVAISSDNILYFADGTNIRMVDRDGVISTLIGNHMHKSHWKPVPCEGTLKIEEMHLRWPTELTINPLDDTLHIIDDHMILRMTPDGRVRVIAGRPMHCATAGGSGTGVSTGVSGASSVASLSYDTDLAIHATLVMPQSIAFAPSGDLYVAESDSQRINRIRVIGTDGKISPYAGAESKCNCLERGCDCYEADHYLAISAKFNTISAITVTPDGHVHIADQANYRIRSVISSLPEAGTSKEYEIYAPNAQEIYVFNRFGQHIATKNIMTGETVYSFLYNVNTSNGKLSTVTDAAGNKVFLLRDYTSQVNSIENTKGQKCRLRMTRMKMLHELNTPDNYNVTFEYHGPTGLLKTKLDSTGRSYVYNYDEFGRLTSAVTPTGKVIDLTFDLSVQGATVKVTENSQREVSMLIQGSSVVSKVGEAATKTTVMLDGGTTSVSPWGNAVSVESVPYVLLAEVDPLLGESYPVPSKQRTEINGDLSNRFEWRYFIRHVPVRGKNARTLTQVGRKLRVNGENLLTFEYEKDTSSITVSVDDKTELLNVTYDKSSRPIAYRPQSGEYADVDLEYDRFGRLISWKWGNLKEEYTFDRAGRLNEIKYGDGSSIVYAFKDTFSSLPLKVTTPRRSDYLLQYDDAGALQSLTTPRGHIHAFSLQTSLGFFKYQYYSPINRHPFEILYSDEGQILAKIHPHQSGKVAFVHDSAGRLETILAGLSSTQYTYQESTSLVKQVEVLEPGFELRREFKYHAGVLKDEKLKFGSKSGLASAHFKYQYDGNARLSGIEMDVNGKELPIVRFKYGPAQGTLDAVSDLRITRNAFNRTVVQDTSKQFFTITDFDEHGRVKSVLINIKSFDVYRLELDYDLRNRIRTHKVMVGRSTSLDKVNYNADGHVMEVVGTNSWKYVYDENGNIIGILEQGDKTNLGYDTGDRVVQVGDVEFNSYDARGYVVRRGEQKYRYNNRGQLIHAMERDRFQTWYFYDDLGRLVACHDEKGNVTQYFYANLNAPELITHIHYPKAGRTSRLLYDDRHMLIAIETGDQRYYVATDQNGSPIALFDVGGAIVKEIRRTPFGKIVKDTNPGLFVPIDFHGGLLDPNTRLVYMEQRLYDTGVGQWMTPAWEQLATEMRHPTDVFIYRFHNNDPINRREPEGNYMNDLRSWLKLFGYDVTKMQGSRYTRDMIYRPTATIKSPQLAPDFGVMSGLQCIVEKVDEKFADFGFIPKPLLKMELKTRNLLPRVAYRRGVFGEGVLISRIDGRALVSVVDGSNSVVQDVVSSVFNNSHFLDLHFSIHDQDVFYFVKDNVMKLRDDTEELRRLGGMFNISAHEINDHGGANGKELRLHGPDAVVIIKYGVDPEQERHRILKHAHKRAVERAWELEKQLVAAGFQGRGDWTEEEKEELISHGDVDGWIGVDIHSIHKYPQLADDPGNVAFQRDSKRKRRKSGGTSSGGGGGGHKAKREHRHETIILPLSVASVAPSTSVPTSSMSSATSTSASAPASSSVASSASAASSSAPTSASSVPSSVPAVVVTSASAATVRPSAST, translated from the exons CAATTAACAACAAAGGCTCACCGATAGACTACAAGACCGGGTCCGCCTGCTCGACACCGACGAAGGACACGCTGAAAAGCTACGATCGCAACTGCATGGGTCCGGTACTGCCGCCCCGCAGCACGATGTGCGGACCGCCGGCCCACCACTACTCGGCCCCGCTCAACTTCCGCAAGGGCTTCACCTTCACCAAATGTACATGGAAGTGTACCGCTATCTTAGTGATACTATTAAGTGTTATACTCGTTATAACATTATTATTAACAG CATCTAACGTTTTAAGTATATCATATCCAACCACCAACCCCTGTACAGTTCTAGTCGACGAGAAGGCAGAAATCTCCGCAGCCAAAAGCACGATAGCGGACGCGAACCGGGCCGGCATaccgggcggcggcggtgacGGCCTCGGCCTCGACCAGTCCGCCCTGGCGCCGTCCGCTTCCGGTCGGCCGAAATCGATCGCGGCCGATGAATCGTCCCCCGGCGGTTCGGCGTCCGGTTCGTCCTCGCTATCGGCCGCCTCGACGGCAGCGACCGGCAAGGCAGCTGGTACCGGCGGCACGGCAGGCACAG GTGCAAGAACGTTCCCGGCGCGAAGCTTCCCACCGGACGGTACCACCTTCTCGCAGATCACGCTCGGCCAGCGGCTGTCGAAGGAGATCCCACCGTACAGCTACTGGAACATGCAGTTCTACCAGTCGGAGCCGGCGTACGTCAAGTTCGATTACAGCATCCCCCGGGGCGCCTCGATAGGTGTGTACGCGCGCCGCAACGCCCTGCCGACGCACACGCAGTATCACTTCAAAGAGGTCCTGAGCGGATTCAATGCGCGCCAGACACGTGCCACTCAC CCATCGATGCGTCGAGAGGTCACCCGCTACATGGAGCCGGGCCACTGGTTCCTGTCAATCTACAACGACGATGGTGACGCGCAGGAGATTGCGTTCTACGCGGTCGTCGCGGAGGATATGACCCAGAACTGCCCGAACGGCTGCTCCGGCAATGGTCAGTGTCTGCTCGGACACTGCCAGTGCAATCCCGGCTTCGGTGGCGACGATTGCAGTGAGA GCGTCTGTCCCGTCCTGTGCTCGCAGCGTGGCGAATACATTAACGGCGAATGTCAGTGCAATCCGGGCTGGAAGGGCAAGGAGTGCTCGCTGCGTCACGATGAGTGCGAAGTGCCGGACTGCAATGGCCACGGACACTGCGTCAGCGGCAAGTGCGGCTGTGTGCGCGGCTACAAGGGCAAATACTGTGAAGAAG TTGACTGTCCCCATCCGACCTGTACCGGGCATGGGTTCTGTGCCGAGGGTACCTGCATCTGCAAGAAGGGCTGGAAGGGCCCGGACTGTGCCACGATGGACCAGGACGCACTGCAATGTCTGCCCGACTGCTCCGGCCACGGTACGTTCGATCTGGACACGCAAACCTGCACCTGCGAGCCCAAGTGGAGCGGTGAGGATTGCTCCAAGGAGCTGTGCGATCTGAACTGTGGCCAGCACGGGCGATGCGTCGGCGAGACGTGCAGCTGTGATGCCGGATGGGGCGGCGAGTACTGCAACAACAAGCTGTGCGACCCACGGTGCAACGAGCATGGCCAGTGCAAGAACGGAACCTGCCTGTGCGTGACCGGATGGAACGGGAAGCACTGCACACTGGAAGGATGTCCGAGCGG CTGCTCCCAGCACGGCCAGTGTCATGTGAGTGGCGAGCTGATGTGGGAATGTCGCTGCTACGAGGGCTGGGACGGTGCCGACTGTTCGGTACCGCTCGAACAAAACTGTGGCGACAATAAGGATAACGATCGTG ATGGCCTAGTCGACTGTGAAGATCCGGAGTGCTGCGGCAGTCACTCGTGCAAAACGAGCCAACTGTGCGTGTCCGCCCCGAAACCGATCGACGTGCTGCTGCGCAAGCAACCGCCCGCCATTACCGCCTCCTTCTTCGAGCGCATGAAGTTCCTGATCGACGAGGGTAGCCTGCAGAACTACGCCAAGCTGGAAACGTTCAACGAAAG CCGTTCCGCCGTCATACGTGGGCGCGTAGTTACCTCGCTCAACATGGGACTGGTCGGAGTGCGTGTCAGCACCTCGACCCCGCTGGAAGGCTTCACCCTAACCCGGGACGATGGGTGGTTCGATCTGATGGTGAACGGTGGCGGTGCTATCACGCTCCAGTTTGGCCGCTCGCCCTTCCGACCGCAGACGCGCATCGTTCAGGTACCCTGGAATGAGGTCGTCATCATCGACACGGTTGTGATGTCCACCTCGGACGACAAATCGCACCATGGGCCACCGCACACTTGCTTTTCGCACGACTACGATCTCATGAAGCCGGTTGTGTTGGCCACGTGGAAGCATGGATTCCAGGGAGCTTGCCCTGATCGTAGTGCCATTTTGGCAGAGTCGCAAGTCATCCAGGAATCGCTCGCCATCCCCGGAACTGGGCTAAACCTTGTCTACCATAGCTCCCGTGCGGCTGGCTATCTGTCGACGATTAAGCTGCAGCTCACACCGGACGTGATCCCGCCGACCCTGAAGCTCATCTATCTGCGCATCACTATCGAGGGCATTCTGTTCGAGCGTGTGTTTGAAGCGGACCCGGGCATTAAGTTCACCTACCCCTGGAATCGGCTCAACATCTACCGGCAGCGTGTGTACGGCATCACGACTGCGGTCGTTAAGGTGGGCTACCAGTACACCGACTGCAAGGACGTGGTGTGGGACGTGCAGACGACGAAGCTGAGCGGGCACGACATGAGCATCTCGGAGGTGGGAGGCTGGAACCTGGACATTCACCATCGGTACAACTTCCACGAGGGCATCCTGCAGAAGGGCGATGGGTCGAACATTTACCTGAAGCACAAGCCGCGCGTTATACTGACCGCGATGGGCGATGGACATCAGCGACCGCTCGAGTGTGGTGATTGCAATGGTGTGGCGACGAAGCAGCGACTGCTGGCGCCGGTTGCGCTAGCGGCAGCCCCGGACGGCAGTCTTTACGTTGGGGACTTTAACTACATCCGACGGATCATGATCGACGGTACGGTACGGACGGTGGTGAAGCTGAATGCGACGCGCGTCTCTTACCGCTATCATATGGCGTTGAGTCCGCTGGATGGATCGCTGTACGTTTCGGACCCCGAGTCGCATCAGATCATCAAGGTGCGCAACAAGGACGATACGCACGATCCCGATCACAACTGGGAGCCGGTGGTGGGCAGTGGCGAACGCTGTCTTCCCGGCGACGAAGCTCACTGTGGAGATGGCGGGCTGGCACGAGATGCGAAGCTTGCCTATCCGAAGGGTGTGGCGATATCGTCAGACAACATTCTGTACTTTGCCGATGGTACGAACATTCGCATGGTGGATCGTGATGGTGTGATCAGCACACTGATCGGCAACCATATGCACAAATCCCACTGGAAGCCAGTCCCGTGTGAGGGTACTCTAAAGATTGAGGAGATGCATCTGCGTTGGCCGACAGAACTGACGATCAATCCGCTGGATGATACGCTGCACATAATCGACGATCATATGATCCTGCGAATGACACCGGACGGTCGAGTTAGAGTCATTGCTGGAAGGCCGATGCACTGTGCCACTGCTGGTGGATCCGGCACGGGTGTTAGCACGGGTGTAAGTGGAGCCTCCTCTGTTGCTTCGCTCAGCTACGACACAGATCTTGCGATCCACGCAACACTCGTTATGCCGCAGAGCATTGCCTTTGCTCCTTCTGGTGATCTTTACGTGGCGGAAAGTGACTCTCAGCGCATCAACCGTATCCGCGTGATCGGAACAGACGGGAAGATATCTCCATACGCCGGTGCAGAGTCAAAGTGTAACTGTCTCGAGCGAGGATGCGATTGCTATGAAGCCGACCACTACCTAGCGATCAGTGCGAAGTTTAACACAATCTCTGCCATTACTGTGACACCAGACGGACATGTTCACATCGCGGATCAGGCCAACTATCGCATCCGCTCCGTTATTTCAAGTCTTCCGGAAGCGGGAACCTCCAAGGAGTACGAGATCTACGCCCCGAACGCACAGGAGATCTACGTCTTCAATCGCTTCGGGCAGCACATCGCAACCAAGAACATCATGACGGGCGAGACGGTGTACAGCTTCCTGTACAACGTGAACACCTCGAACGGCAAGCTGAGCACGGTGACGGATGCGGCGGGAAATAAGGTGTTCCTGCTGCGCGACTACACCTCCCAGGTGAACTCGATCGAGAACACCAAGGGTCAAAAGTGTCGGCTGCGCATGACGCGCATGAAGATGCTGCACGAGCTAAACACACCGGACAACTACAACGTCACGTTTGAGTACCACGGGCCTACTGGGCTGCTGAAGACGAAGCTTGATTCGACTGGTCGTTCGTACGTGTACAATTACGATGAGTTTGGAAGGCTAACGTCGGCGGTGACGCCCACTGGCAAGGTGATTGATCTGACGTTTGATCTGAGCGTGCAGGGCGCCACCGTGAAGGTGACGGAGAACTCGCAGCGCGAAGTGTCGATGCTGATCCAGGGCTCGTCGGTGGTGTCGAAGGTGGGAGAAGCGGCTACCAAGACGACGGTAATGCTCGACGGTGGTACTACGAGCGTTTCCCCCTGGGGTAACGCCGTGTCGGTTGAGTCTGTCCCGTACGTACTGCTTGCGGAAGTTGATCCACTTCTCGGTGAAAGCTACCCGGTACCCTCGAAACAACGCACAGAGATCAATGGTGATCTTTCGAATCGCTTCGAGTGGCGTTACTTCATCCGCCATGTACCGGTGAGGGGCAAGAAtgcacgcacactcacacaggtTGGAAGGAAGTTGCGCGTAAACGGAGAAAACCTGCTCACGTTTGAGTACGAGAAGGATACATCCTCGATCACAGTCTCCGTGGACGATAAGACCGAGCTGCTGAACGTTACGTACGATAAGTCATCGCGCCCGATCGCGTACAGACCACAGTCGGGCGAGTACGCGGACGTCGATCTGGAGTACGATCGGTTCGGCCGGTTGATCTCGTGGAAGTGGGGCAACCTGAAGGAGGAGTACACGTTCGATCGGGCCGGTCGGCTGAACGAGATCAAGTACGGTGACGGCAGCTCGATCGTGTACGCGTTCAAGGACACGTTCAGTAGTTTGCCGCTCAAGGTGACGACACCGCGCCGGTCGGACTATCTGCTGCAGTACGATGATGCGGGTGCGCTACAATCCCTCACGACTCCACGCGGACACATTCACGCGTTCTCGCTGCAAACTTCGCTCGGGTTCTTCAAGTATCAGTACTATTCGCCGATCAATCGACATCCGTTTGAGATTTTGTACAGCGATGAGGGACAGATACTGGCGAAGATTCATCCACATCAGAGCGGGAAGGTGGCGTTCGTGCATGACAGTGCTGGAAGGTTGGAGACGATCCTGGCCGGGTTGTCCTCCACGCAGTACACGTACCAGGAGAGCACGAGTCTGGTGAAGCAAGTGGAGGTGCTCGAGCCTGGATTTGAGTTGCGGCGCGAGTTCAAGTACCATGCCGGGGTGTTGAAGGACGAGAAGCTGAAGTTTGGCTCGAAGAGTGGACTGGCGTCGGCACACTTCAAGTATCAGTACGATGGCAATGCCAGGCTCAGTGGCATCGAGATGGATGTGAACGGGAAGGAGCTGCCGATCGTGAGGTTCAAGTACGGGCCGGCTCAAGGTACGCTGGATGCGGTGAGCGATCTGCGCATCACCCGCAACGCCTTCAATCGTACCGTGGTGCAGGACACCTCGAAACAATTCTTCACGATTACTGACTTTGACGAGCATGGCCGGGTGAAGAGTGTGCTGATCAACATCAAGTCGTTTGATGTGTACCGGCTGGAGCTGGATTACGATCTGCGGAACCGTATCCGCACGCACAAGGTGATGGTGGGCCGGTCGACTTCCCTCGACAAGGTGAACTACAACGCGGACGGGCACGTGATGGAAGTAGTTGGCACGAACAGCTGGAAGTACGTGTACGATGAGAATGGTAACATCATTGGCATTCTGGAGCAGGGTGATAAGACGAATCTCGGCTACGATACGGGTGATCGGGTGGTGCAGGTTGGAGATGTTGAGTTCAATAGCTACGATGCACGTGGATACGTAGTGCGCCGAGGTGAGCAGAAGTATCGCTACAACAACCGGGGTCAGTTGATCCATGCGATGGAGCGCGATCGGTTCCAGACGTGGTACTTCTACGATGATCTCGGCCGGCTGGTGGCGTGCCACGATGAGAAGGGCAATGTGACGCAGTACTTCTACGCGAATCTGAACGCACCGGAGCTGATCACGCACATCCACTACCCGAAGGCGGGCCGTACATCTAGACTGCTGTACGACGATCGGCACATGTTGATCGCCATCGAGACGGGTGATCAGCGGTACTACGTGGCTACGGATCAGAACGGTTCACCGATTGCACTGTTCGATGTCGGTGGTGCGATCGTGAAGGAGATCCGCCGCACTCCGTTCGGCAAGATTGTGAAGGACACCAATCCGGGACTGTTCGTGCCGATTGATTTCCACGGTGGACTGCTCGATCCCAACACGCGGCTAGTGTACATGGAGCAGCGGCTGTACGATACGGGCGTGGGCCAGTGGATGACACCAGCCTGGGAGCAGCTGGCGACGGAGATGCGCCACCCGACGGACGTGTTTATCTACCGGTTCCACAACAATGATCCGATCAATCGGCGCGAACCGGAGGGTAACTACATGAACGATCTGCGCTCCTGGCTGAAGCTGTTCGGGTACGACGTGACGAAGATGCAGGGATCGCGGTACACGCGGGACATGATCTACCGGCCGACGGCCACGATCAAGTCGCCCCAGCTGGCGCCCGACTTTGGCGTCATGTCCGGGCTGCAGTGCATCGTGGAGAAGGTGGACGAGAAGTTTGCCGACTTTGGGTTCATCCCGAAGCCGCTGCTGAAGATGGAGCTGAAGACGCGCAACTTGCTGCCGCGCGTTGCCTATCGGCGCGGCGTGTTCGGCGAGGGTGTGCTGATCTCGCGCATCGATGGCCGGGCGCTGGTGAGCGTGGTGGACGGTTCGAACAGCGTGGTGCAGGACGTGGTGTCGTCCGTGTTCAACAACTCCCACTTCCTCGATCTGCACTTCAGCATCCACGATCAGGACGTGTTCTACTTCGTGAAGGACAACGTGATGAAGCTGCGCGATGATACGGAGGAGTTGCGCCGGCTTGGCGGTATGTTTAACATTTCCGCGCACGAAATCAACGATCATGGTGGAGCGAATGGGAAGGAACTGCGTCTGCACGGTCCGGATGCGGTCGTGATCATCAAGTACGGAGTTGATCCTGAGCAGGAGCGTCATCGAATTTTGAAGCACGCGCACAAACGGGCGGTCGAGCGGGCGTGGGAGCTGGAGAAGCAGCTGGTAGCGGCCGGATTCCAGGGCCGTGGCGATTGGACGGAGGAAGAGAAGGAGGAGCTGATCTCGCACGGCGATGTGGACGGATGGATCGGGGTGGACATACACAGCATCCACAAGTATCCGCAGCTGGCGGACGATCCGGGCAATGTGGCGTTCCAGCGGGACTCGAAGCGGAAGCGCCGAAAGAGCGGTGGAACTTCtagcggtggtggcggcggtggtcaTAAGGCAAAGCGAGAGCATCGTCACGAGACGATCATACTGCCATTGTCGGTGGCGTCCGTTGCACCATCGACTTCCGTGCCGACTTCTTCCATGTCGTCCGCTACGTCAACGTCAGCGTCAGCGCCTGCTTCCTCCTCGGTAGCATCGTCAGCGTCAGCGGCGTCATCGTCGGCGCCTACTTCCGCGTCCTCGGTGCCATCTTCGGTGCCGGCCGTCGTAGTGACGTCAGCCTCGGCAGCAACGGTACGGCCGAGCGCCTCCACGTGA